AAGATCTCCCTAGCCAGGTCATCCTCCACCCCGGTGGGGTCAAGCAATACCTGGGGATTCATGGCATCTAGCCGAACATCAGTTACCATAGAGAAGAATTTATGCTGTTCACCCTCGACCACCACGAAGCTCCCGACCCGCACGCTCTCCACCGACTCCTGAGCAGCCAGTTTGGCCTCCAGTCCGCCGCTCAAGGAACCTCTGACGATCGTTCCCCGCATTACCGTAACCTCCTCAAGATGGCGTTAAACCGGTCGTAGTCGTCCTTCAGCAGTCGGACCAGTTCTTTGCCCGCGTCAATCAGGTACTGGCGCGGCACAGGATGAGCCTGACTGGCCCGCCGCAGGCAGGCGGCGATCAGTTCATCGCTCCCCGCCTGGCTGAAACACAGGGTATGCAGGTAATTGAAATTACTGGTGATCCCCACCACTTCCTCCTCCGTACACTCTTCCACAAAAGCGTGAATCCGCGGTGGCTGGGGCGGCAGGTAACCATACCATGCATCACTGTCCTTAAAGCCAATGGTCAAGACCTTGAACTCCGTCCTTAAAAGAGAAAAGATCTGAGGCTGTTCCCTTTGCAGTTCTTCTTCGCTCAGGCCGTAAGCGGTCGACCGCCGATTTGGTTCCAGGCTAGTGGTCTGGGCCTCATAAACCACGCCGAACGTCACCACGTAGTCCGACTCAGTTTTAACAAAGCTCCCGAAAGCCGGCGGCTGATGCAGCTTGAGCGCTTGGGCCACCAACTGATTCGTGGTAGCCTCAACAACCTCGCCAATATGCTTTGGTGCAATCAAATCAACCCACTCCTTTTCCGCCAACTCTTGCGGCTGACCGCCGCGGTAACTCCCCGCCGTACCAAGGCCTCAGTCAGCAAGTGGTAGAAGGTCTCGCGGTCAGCCCCCTTAATCACCGCCTGCTCGTGCGCCTCTGCCAGCGCTACCGGATAGCCCTGCCCTTTTTGGGTCTGATCAACAATCACTGTGTGGACCAGTTCCACCAGGTCAGGGTTTAGGGCCGCCCAGGCCGGCAATTCAACCCGGGCGATCTCATGGCCGACGTGCACGTAGAAAAAGGCGACCCGGTGCCGACCATACTGCTGCAGGACTTTGGACTGACTGAAAAAGAGACCGGTGCGTTGTCCTGGCAGCATTCGATGCTTAAACAGAGCCGCGTCAGTCAACCCCTCCAGTTCACCACACGGGGCAAGCTCCAGGGAACGACGAAAGGCGCAGTGGTCGCAATCAGCCACCGCCTGCGGACAGCGGTAAACCCGCAAAAGATTGACCACGTCCGTGCTGCGGGTGCCACTCAGGTAGCCGACGGGTGGCACTTCCAAGGTATGCATTTGCTCAAACAGTGCCAGATAACGCTGCAAAAAGTATTGCTGAACCCCCTCGGCCTTCCCCTCCAGGACCCACTGGATCAAGGTGCCATCAATCAGGGCGACAGTCGGTAAGTCGCGTTCTTTAGCCCGCCGACTCAATTCCACCAGGTGCTCCCACTCGAAAAGCGTCCGCCGGATGGCCAGCAAATCTCCTTGTACCAGGACCTTGCGTCCATTGGTCTCCTGATAGAGGTCATCTTCCAGGTAACCGAGGTAGGGGACACTTTCCAGGACGGGTGGCTCGCCGGTCCCGTAGTGCAGCATGACTCGCCCGATATTCAACAGGTAGCACAGAACCACTTCGTGATGGTCAGGGGCAATCTGGGAACCATCAGTGGCCGCAACCGTGACCTGAGGAGGCCGTGGGAGCGGTAGATAAGCCCGTACCAGTGATTCCACCGGCTCGGCCACTAACCAGGAAGTCTGACTCTGCCTAACCTTATCCACCAGGCGCGCCAGATTTACC
The Bacillota bacterium genome window above contains:
- a CDS encoding DNA double-strand break repair nuclease NurA, with the protein product MLNWSKVARQIDELAASQVSGLADWKRRLGQALVDLESAEVNLARLVDKVRQSQTSWLVAEPVESLVRAYLPLPRPPQVTVAATDGSQIAPDHHEVVLCYLLNIGRVMLHYGTGEPPVLESVPYLGYLEDDLYQETNGRKVLVQGDLLAIRRTLFEWEHLVELSRRAKERDLPTVALIDGTLIQWVLEGKAEGVQQYFLQRYLALFEQMHTLEVPPVGYLSGTRSTDVVNLLRVYRCPQAVADCDHCAFRRSLELAPCGELEGLTDAALFKHRMLPGQRTGLFFSQSKVLQQYGRHRVAFFYVHVGHEIARVELPAWAALNPDLVELVHTVIVDQTQKGQGYPVALAEAHEQAVIKGADRETFYHLLTEALVRRGVTAAVSRKSWRKRSGLI